A genome region from Triticum aestivum cultivar Chinese Spring chromosome 2B, IWGSC CS RefSeq v2.1, whole genome shotgun sequence includes the following:
- the LOC123039110 gene encoding protein trichome birefringence-like 11 yields MEMASARRRARQLSGDHAVLWSACVLLSAASLLLAATLSSGFGAARLAGEVTVVVRARAGAVVVTTTDGDAVVGNGRRYCGDVDHDGMLTDGEWVREEAGVAPLYDSRDCPFVDVGFRCRENGRPDDGYARWRWRPTRCELPRFDAEKLLEVLRNRRLVFVGDSIGRNQWESMLCMLSSAVADAGSSVREEHGSPITKHKGFLSFRFLRHNLTVEHYRSPYLVRRGGRPRRAPRHVRSTLQLRAMDSRAHLWKGADVLVFNSGHWWNHDRLQQLHCYFQEGKRLRLDMSVEAAYQRAMDTVHEWVQKEVDAGKTLAVFRTYSPAHNRGSNGGSCGKETLPELNMTGISLGRWPGMLQPAFGGPESAVVMGLHLRVMNVTLMTAQRRDGHPAVYNVEPSARMPVGQREDCSHWCLPGVPDAWNELLYAMVLARLS; encoded by the exons ATGGAGATGGCGAGCGCGAGGAGGCGGGCGAGGCAGCTCAGCGGCGACCACGCCGTGCTCTGGAGCGCCTGCGTCCTCCTCTCCGCCGCCTCGCTGCTCCTCGCCGCCACCCTCTCCTCGGGCTTCGGCGCCGCCAGGCTCGCCGGGGAGGTCACCGTGGTCGTCAGGGCGCGCGCCGGCGCCGTCGTCGTGACGACAACGGACGGAGACGCCGTCGTCGGCAACGGCCGCCGGTACTGCGGCGACGTCGATCACGACGGCATGTTAACCGACGGCGAGTGGGTGCGCGAGGAAGCGGGCGTGGCCCCTCTGTACGACTCGAGGGACTGCCCGTTCGTCGACGTGGGGTTCCGGTGCCGGGAGAACGGCCGGCCGGACGACGGGTACGCCAGGTGGAGGTGGCGGCCGACGCGCTGCGAGCTCCCGAG GTTCGACGCCGAGAAGCTGCTGGAGGTGCTCCGGAACCGCCGGCTGGTGTTCGTCGGCGACTCGATCGGGCGCAACCAGTGGGAGTCGATGCTCTGCATGCTCTCCTCTGCCGTCGCCGACGCCGGGTCCTCGGTGCGCGAGGAGCACGGGAGCCCCATCACCAAGCACAAGGGCTTCCTCTCCTTCCGGTTCCTCCGCCACAACCTCACGGTGGAGCACTACCGGTCGCCGTACCTGGTCCGGCGCGGCGGCCGCCCCCGCCGCGCGCCTAGGCACGTCCGCTCCACGCTCCAGCTCCGCGCCATGGACTCCAGGGCGCACCTGTGGAAGGGCGCCGACGTGCTCGTCTTCAACTCCGGCCACTGGTGGAACCACGACCGGCTCCAGCAGCT GCATTGCTACTTCCAGGAAGGCAAGAGGTTGAGGCTGGACATGAGCGTGGAGGCGGCCTACCAGAGAGCCATGGACACAGTGCACGAATGGGTCCAGAAGGAGGTGGACGCCGGCAAGACCCTGGCCGTGTTCAGAACCTACTCGCCGGCGCACAATAG GGGCTCAAATGGCGGGAGCTGCGGCAAGGAGACGCTGCCGGAGCTGAACATGACCGGAATCTCGCTGGGCCGGTGGCCGGGAATGCTGCAGCCGGCGTTTGGGGGACCCGAATCGGCCGTCGTGATGGGCCTGCATCTGCGTGTGATGAACGTGACACTGATGACCGCGCAGAGGAGGGACGGCCACCCGGCGGTGTACAATGTGGAGCCGTCGGCGAGGATGCCGGTGGGGCAGAGGGAGGACTGCAGCCACTGGTGCCTGCCCGGTGTGCCCGACGCGTGGAACGAGCTCCTCTACGCCATGGTTCTCGCCAGGCTTTCTTAG